DNA sequence from the Shewanella piezotolerans WP3 genome:
TGGATAAGCGAATCCGTTGACATCTATGCCCTTTATCCAAGTCATAAAGGCGCCACCCCAAAGCTACGAGTATTCCTAGACTATTTAAAACATCAAATAACTTTATAAGCGCAAGAAAAGCAGACTCGCAAAAAGCAGCCTGCCCCTATACAGTATTATTTATTAGCAAAGTAGCTGGTCATCACATAACCATATTTTGTCGTATGGCCAGCGAGCACATTGCCGAGTGATTCAGCATTTTCACCACGCCAATCATCCATGATTTCAGCAAGAACCGATGCCCAGGTTGTCACTTTCACGCCCGCCTGTACTAAGCGCTGAATGGTGACTTCTTGAACCGTTTTATTCCAAGTACCTGATGCATCAATCACCGCGTAAACATCGTAACCTTCCGCTACAGCGGAAAGCGCAGGAAATAGCAAACAAACGTCGGTCACTATTCCCGCCATGATAATTTTTTTACGCCCTGTCGCTTTTACGGCATTACGGAATTCAGGACTCTTCCAAGCGTTAATCTCATCCGCCCGATTGATAATCTCGCCCCCCAAAATTTGCTGTATTTCAGGCATCACAGGTCCATTTGGACCATCAGGCATGCTGGCGGTTATCACTGACGGAATGCCCGCCGCTTTGGCGGTATTACTCAGTGCCAAGATATTGTTCTTTATCACTGTTGGATGTTCATCACCTAATCCCACCATTAAACCTGTTTGATGGTCAATCATTGCCAGAACAGCATTATCCGCGGTCAGTGTTTCAGTAAATTTATGATTATTCATAGCTCATATCCTTCAAGTTTTTATGTAAGTGTCTTTGCTGGTGATAAGAATAAGACACAGGCAAAACTAGATATATATGCAAAAAAGCAACTGATTATTCTATTAGTGGTAACAATAAAATGAACATAAAAAGCTGGTGAGAACTCTGTCGGAATGGTGCTTAGGTCCGGGATGCCCGTGAGAGGAGCTGTTTTACAATAAGAGGGATGAAACGAAAGGCACTATATCTCGCTTTGCTCGCTATATTGTGCCTTTGGCATTTTATCTGTGACGGCTATTTTGGCGACCACTTGATCTGGAACTCAATCTCTTCCTCATCATCACTGCGTTCATGTTCAACTGTGTACTCGGCGCGAACAGGCACATAAACTCGCTCACCAGCAATTTGTATTTCAAATTTATCACCGGTCTCTAATGAGTCGGCTAGACGTCTTAATTTGGCTGCAAATTCTGCGTTTGTGTAGCCTTTTTCAATATCTCTTTTAGGTTTAACAGTCATCATTTATCCCTTATCTTTGTTGGCTAATTCAATCTTCAATCCAGTTTCTTCCATAATTCTTGCTCTTTTAATTCACCATTTTCAATCCGCTGAGTTTGCCACTTATCCCCTTTTATCTCATAAGTGAAAGCAAAAGGCTTATCTGGTGCAACACCAAAGGAATTTAGCTGGGGGTATTCAATATAATCGATTTCAGTGAAAGTATAACTGCCGGTTCCTGCAGCCCAAAACTCCTGATTGGGTTTATCAATAGTGCCGATATTCTTCATGGTGGTGAAGCTGAAATGGTTGGTAGAGATAACTTTAATGGCAGTTAATTTTAGCTCGCCGTAATGCACCCACTTTCCTTTTCCATCAAGGTACTTGCCAGACACAAGTTGCCAGCTGCCAACAAAGGGATTTTCTGCTGCCACTAGAGGTACGCAAAAAGACAGAGTTGTTACCGTAATAGCAGTAACTAGAGTGCTTAATATTTTTATCCGCATCACTTCTCCTTTCTAGCTCTGCTCAATAGTGACAATGTATAGAGATATCAAATTAATTTAATATCTTAGCAAAGCTAGTACTCAGCTAAAAGCCAATCAACCGGTTAACTCCTAAGATATTTTTTGCTCTTACATCAAACTGATAACTAAACAACTGGCAGTAAAACACTCACCAGAGCCCCCGTACCGTTTGAGTTGTTTCTTATGTTCAAATCACCACCATTATTCATCAGTAATTGCCGACATAAGACCAAACCGATACCACTGCCCTTCGCTTTAGTTGTGTAGAATGGCACAAACAGGTTGTCCATATTACTAATACCACATCCTTGATCTGAAATTTCAATAATCGCCTTATCATCTACTCGACGCCAGCTAATGCTAATTATCCCTTGCTCTTTGTTACACATAGATTCTTGGGCATTTTTAATCAAATTAACCAATACTTGTTCTAATTGAATTTGGTCAGCATAAACCACTAATAATTCGCTAATCAGCTGAATTTTGACATCCTTAAATAAACTTGCGATCGAGGGAACTAAAATAGCCAGATCAATCTGTTGCTTTTCCGCTGCCGGGATCCTTGATAGCTGTTGATAACTGTTAATAAACACATTGAGTGAATCCGCCCTCTCTTTAATAACCCCTAAGCCGTCTTTCAAGTCGCCGTCATGTTTGCAGTCAGTGTCACGACTCATTTGACGGAGCAAAGTATCGCTAATCGATGTTATAGGTGCTAAAGAGTTGTTGATTTCATGGCTTAATACTCTAAGTAATTTTTGCCACGCTAAGCGTTCCTCTTCTCTCAATAAGTTTTGTATATCCGTGATGAAAATAAGTTGCTGCTTGAGTCCATTTTCAAAATATTCATCTTTATGCAGCAACACTCGCTTTTTTGATTGTTTTTTTTCAAAAGGCTTGAGCTCAAATTCCAACACCTTACCGCTGCTGGGCAAGGTAGATGGAATAATACCGAGCTTTTTCAGAGGCCAGCCCTCCATATCAAAACATGGATAACCAAATAGCCTCTGTGCTGCAGGGTTTACTAAAGTTATATTATGATGCTCATCTGCAGCAATTATGGCTACGTCTATTTGAGAGATGACCTTGTGCAGTAAAATATGTTTCTCTCGACTGACAATGTTTTGCTGTGCCATCATCTCAGCGAGCAGGTTAAGTACACGATTAAACTCACTAAATACACCACTATGAGTCAACTCTCGTACCCGCATCGAGTAGTCCCCACTCGTAAGGGCTTCCAAAATGTTCGTTGAAGTAGCAAGTTGATACACCAAACGACGGCGTAAATATAAAGCAAGGACGAACACGATAACCACCACAAAAAGCAGTAATAATAAATCGAATATATTAGCGTGTTCGCTACGATATAAAATAAGTGTTAACCAGCAACTAGGCACAAGCCCAGCTGTTAATGTTAAAATAAAAACCTTACTTTCTAATGAGGTACGTCGTATTTGGTAAGTCATACTACTTTAAAGTGATACTTTTCGAGGCGTCGGTAATATGAACTACGGCTTAGACCTAAAGAGGTTGATGTTTCTTGGGGCTTATGATCATGCTTGTGAAGCCGTTGACTAATTATATGTTTCTCTATTTCATCTAAAGTCGCACTTTCAAAATCAAACTGACAAGCGGTATTTGACGATACATGATCTGCTAACCCCAGATCTTCAATGCTTATGAGTTCTGCTTGGCGCAAAAATATCGCACGTTCAACCATATGGCTCAGCTCCCGGATATTGCCCGGCCAATGATAACTCATCAATGCTGCCGTCGCTTTCTCATCAAAACCTAAAGATTCTAAATGATATTTTTTACCGAACTTTATCAAGAAGTAATGAGCCAATGGCATAATATCCGCTACTCTTTCTTTTAATGCTGGTACACGTATTTCAACCGTGTTTAAGCGGTACAGTAAATCTTGCCGAAAACGACCTTCTGTTATCAATTCATCCAGTGGGGCATTGGTGGCTGAAATGATGCGTACATTGGCTTGCTGTGTTTTGGAGCTGCCGACTTTTTCGAATGAATGTGATTCTAGTACCCGCAGTAGCTTTCCTTGCTGCGACAATGGAATATTGCCAATTTCATCAAGAAAAAGCGTACCAGATTGAGCAAGCTCAAAACGCCCAATCCGAGTACTTTTTGCGTCGGTAAATGCGCCTTTAACATGACCAAACATCTCAGTTTCAAACAAACTTTCACTAATCGCCCCCATGTTAACCGCAATAAAGGCGCATTGGTTTCTCGATGAATAAGCATGTACATGCTCTGCAAGCATACTTTTTCCAGTGCCATTATCGCCGGTAAGCAAAATATTCATGTCACTGGCAGCGAGCTTTTCTAATTGAGACATAACCAGGCTCATCTCTGCAGACTCCGCAATAATGGCCGAATTAGCAGAGGATACCTCTTGCATTAATAAGTTGTTTTGCTCAATTAATTGACCGCCTTTCTTTTCACTTTCAGCCAGACGGATCTGCGTCAACAGTACTCTTAGTAAACGATCGTTGTCCCAAGGCTTCTGCACAAAATCATCGGCACCTTGCAACATTGCTTGCACGGCAATATCAACACCAGCATAACCAGTCATGACAACAACCGGCAACGAGTTATCAACTGCTTTTACAGCTTTAATCAGCGCCAAACCTTCAAAACCTGAAGTGGTATCTTGTTGATAATTCATGTCAATTAAAGCAAGTGAAAATTCTCTCTGCTTTATGGCATCGAGTAAACCTTGGGGTGAAGTGACAGCTTGAATATCATAACCTTCAGACCGTAACAATAATTTTAAAGCCGCAATAACATGTGTGTCATCATCGGCAATAACAATAGAATGCTTCATTGCACTTAAGTTAGCTCCATCTTATATAAATACCACTTTATCGTATTAAGTTAGGCTCCTCCTTACTAGAGATAAACCTAACCCAATAACAAACCAATGTTATCTACTTTATTGAACTGATTAAAGTTAATTATGATAGAGCGCTTCACTAGCTTCCATTAGCACCGCTTTTCTGGTGGGGAAGAACGTCGCGAGTATAACGATAATAGCAATAAGTAATGGCACCCCAACAAACCCAAATAAGTAACTCTGAGTGTCTAATAGCATCGCGTCTTCCATCAAGTGAGTGATCCATAATGCAACACTAGCCCCTATCGCCAATCCAACTACCAACTGCATTATCGCTTTATCCATAAATAGCTTTAACACCTTACGATCTGTTGCACCTAATGCCTTACGCACGCCAATTTCCTGAGTTTTCTGGATAACACTATTTGCAGCGACTGCATATATCCCGCTAGCAGCCAAAAATACCGCCACTAGCCCACAGAATAGAAAAATTTGACTCACTGCAGAGACTAATAACATAGGCTGGTTTATCAGACGTTTATAGCTTTGTATGTGATAAACACCGACATTGGCGTCAATTTGACGTGCTACATCTAGCAACGACTTTATCGCAAGTGACTCACTTCCAGAGTAATGCATGGCTAACGCCATTTGAGTTCGACCATCACTATCGATTGGACGGTAAAGAGTATATCGTGCACTCGCAGTATCCATTGTAGAACCGTGGTAGCTGTCAGAGACCACCCCTACAATCGTCTGCCAGTCACGATGTCCCGATGACCATACTCTGCGGATCCGGCTACCTACGGCATTTCCATCAGGGAAAAAATCTGCTGCGATGGATTCATTTACGATCACATTGCCCATCGCAGTTTCAAGATCACGTTGGTCAAAATCACGGCCTTCTATAAGTTTCATGCCCACCGCGCGCCATGCATCACGAGATACACTTTCGGTGTTAGCCCTAGGATTCTCATTATAAATTAGTGCTTCTTTACCTTGGATTTCATAGAAGCTAGTTCCAGCACCAGTGCCAGGAAGCTGACTCATAAAAGAGATCGCTTCTACGTTAGGTAATTGCTCTAAGCGTGCTTTCAAATTGTAATAAAAGGCGGTGCGTTTTTGCCGGTCTTCACTTTCAAAGCCTTGTCTTTCTGGGTAACTTTCAAGCGGCAATTCAAGATGAGCAGTCAAACGTTTTTGTGTCTCTACACCATAGTCAGCGCTACTAGCCGAATAACTACTTGATAGCAAGATAGTCGCTATCACAAGTACCACACAGGAAAGCAATATTTCAGTGATGACTAACATTTGAGTCATTTTACCCGCAAATCGACCCAACGCACCGCGAGTGCCGTCTCTCAGCACTGAATTAAAATCACAAGATAGCGCACGCCATGCTGGAATTGCCCCAGTTATTCCAATAACGACCAGTGTCGACAAAACCAATAGTATTAAACCTTCATTGGACAACGACAGGTTCCACCAGAACGGTTTCTCCCCATTAATCGCGTACATATTGAGCAAGAAATCATTAGTTAATAACATAGCGCCCTGCACGATCCCGACTGCTAATACCGCGCCCAAAATACAAATGATCACGCTTTCCATGAGCATCTGTAATAACAGGCGTAGTCTTGGTACACCTAGAGCCACTCTAATAGCAATCTCTTTGAATCGTTCATTGACTCGACCAAGAAGTAGATTCCCTATATTGATACAGGCTAACAGTAGAATAAGAAAAACCACCACTAACATTGATATGAATACATTGTAATATTGAGTAATATCCGTATTAGCTTGTTTAAATGGTAATGCCCGTAGATAACCACCATCACTTCCCAGTCGCCACGACATATCATCAGGCAAGCCGTCGATGATATGCTGATCCAAGGCTGATAGTTCTTGGTTAAATTCGCTTAGATCAATACCTTGTTTCACACGCGCATATGCATAAAGACTCGTTCTTGAACGCTGTGTTGGCGCCACATTAATATGAGGCTGTGGCAACCATACCTGTGCGTTGCTTGGAAATGAAAAGCCTATTGGCATAACTCCTATAACACGAGTAGGCAATGCATCAACTCGGATGATACTACCTACAATGTTTTGATCTCTATTAAAGTACTCCCGCCACACCTTTTCACTTATAACAGTAACGGCTTCCGCCCCTTCAAAATGATCGTCCGGTGCAAATCCACGCCCAATAATCGGCTGTACACCTGCGAACTCAAATATATTCCATTCGGTCAATGCAGCATTATATTTTTGAGTATTAGTACTCAGGTCCATCCCCCCAATCAACGTAGTCCCTTGCTGGTAAATACCAAATGCTTCCAATGACTTAGTTGATTCCCTGAGTAACTGAAAGTCTAAAGGATCGACACCACGACGATACGAATGAGATTCATCAAACCGTGCTTCAATTGAGATAATTGGCTGCTCACCATTAAGACGTAGCGGTTTAAACACTAGGTTTTCTAACAGTGTGTAGGTGTATAAAGTCAGGGCTAATCCTATTGCCACAATTAATACAGAGGTTATTGTAAATATCGGTTTCTTTAGCAGTAGCCTGACGGCATATTTAAAATCGAGTCTAAATGACATAGCGCTTCCTTAACGTTTCGATTTCTATCTAGCTGTTAAATCGCCATTTATATAGCGATTGCAGAAAGCGGCATAGTCTGCTGATCTGAGACAATTTTGCCATCGTAAACTTCAATAATGCGCTGAGCTCTTTCGGCGGAACGTGGGTCATGAGTCACCATACAGATTGTCGCTCCTTCATCATGTAATTGATCCAATATAGCCATAACTGCTTTCGCATTCTTGGAATCTAGATTCCCGGTCGGTTCATCGGCCAGAATAACCGCTGGTTCTCCCGCTATTGCACGAGCAACAGCCACACGTTGCTGCTGCCCACCAGAGAGTTGCGAAGGAAAATGTTTAGCCCGATGAAGCATATCCACCTTTTCTAAAGCTTCTCTGACCTTAGCATCTATCTGAAGCTGATTTAGATCGCCTCGATAACTTAAAGGCAACTGTACATTTTCAGCGACTGTCAGATCACTTATCAAATTAAATGATTGAAAAACAAATCCGATTTCCTTATTCCTAATCAGCGCTCGCTGATCTCGAGTTAAGTCAGAAACATCATGTCCAGCGAGCTGATAACGACCTTTTGATGAAGTATCTAGCAGGCCGATAAGTGATAATAACGTTGATTTACCGCAGCCAGAAGGGCCTGTGATAGCAAGGAACTCGCCCTTCTTTATCGTCAAGTCAATATGGCTTAAGGCAAGTGTTTCGACCTCATCAGTTAAAAACGATTTACAGATCCCTTCTAGTTTTACCATATGTTTCTTATCCATTTTCATCACCTAATTAATTAAAACTTTGCTATGTTCTTTCCAAGACGAAGCGTCTGAAACTATGATGGTTTCGCCCTGCTTGAGACCAGCTTCTATCTGGGCGTAGCGGGCGGATACAAGGCCAAACTTGACCTTTTTCTTCAATGCGAAATTCCCAGTTTCATCCACAAGATAAATGTCTTGCTGCGCATGACTCTTCACGAAAATGGGTCGTTTAACGTATAGAGCATCTGCAATATGAGCAACCTCTATCACACCATCAACGGTTAGATCAGGCCTTGCTTCCGCTGGAAGCTTTCCAGTCAGAGTGACATCTACTTTTACACTGCTGTTTATTACCGCAAGATCGATACGATTCACAATTCCAGTGATTTGGTTACTGCGCGTATCTATAGTCACTTTCTGCCCTAGGACAACATCCTTGATCTGCTTTTCAGGGATCTGTAACTCCGCAATATAACGATCATTTCTCGCCAACTTGGCTAAGGTTGCACCTACGTTTACTTGTTGACCCATTTGAATCGACATCTCCTGCACAACACTATCCATGGTCGCCCTCACATTAAGATTGTCCACTTGTACTTGTGATCTTTGAACTACCCGATGCATTCTCTTTAATCGTGCTTGTAAAGCCACTTTTTGCGCCTCTAAGTTTTGTTGTCGTTTAGCTAACCTTCTCTGCTCCAACTGCCAACGCTTTTTCGACTGCTCTACATCAATTTTGATTTCTGCGAGGGCGATTTTAGAAACAATATTAACTCCCTGCTCTAAGAGTTTGTTATGTGCCTTTAGTGTTAACATAGCTCTTTCCAAATTGAGTTTTTCATTAACCACAGCTGCTTCTAAATCCAATAAAGCGGATTCCATAGCGACGATTTCAGCCTTAGTTTGAGCTGTAAGTGCTTCAAGTTCCGACTTATCCTCTTCTAATTGCTGAACAAGTAACGGATTACTAAGTTCTAGTAATAGATCTCCTTGTTGCACCACAGCTCCAGCTTTCGCATAAATACGCTCTACTCTGCCGGCCGTATCAGTGGCAATCCAACGGATGTCTTCAGGTACTAGCACTCCACTACCCCGAATATTAATTTCCATGTCACCACGTTGAACCCGATCTGCAAGAATACTGCCCTCGTTAACCCTAAAAGACGCATCACTGCGATTTACGATTAAACCGATGACAAGCGATAAGCAGGTTGCAACTAAAATTAACCAGTTTGAGCGACTTTTAAATAACTGCTGTTTTTTTGTTCTTACAATATCCATATCATGCCTATATAACTCATGTTTCTATCAGTCATAGCATTTTTTAGGCCAATATTTTTATCAGCTATTTATCAGTAACTTACATTAGACTAATTACTGAATAGGTCGACACTATTTCGATATCGATACACACTCTAGCGAGCAAAATCCCGAATTCGAGACATTAGCCATCACTGAATCTGTGCTACGCAAAGAACTTAACGAGGTCAAATTAACGGGTTACAATAAGGAGGCTAAACTGTTGATGGTGTAGTCATGCAGAAGTAAATGCCCACACACGTTTGGCGCAGGCGAGGTGATATTAACAACTAAAGTTGCAGGTTTTGTTACCCATGTGAGTTCAGCTTAATCATAAACTTCATCAATTCCTTCAAGCTTTACCCAATCATGGCACCGGTCTTGATAAACCACCACACTAGGCGCTGCAAGCTGAGATTTATGCACAGCATCATCGGCAAAATTGCCTAAGGGAATAGCAACCACGTCTGGCATAACATCCATCGTAAACCACAGGTTCCCGCCACAATGCGGGCAAAACTTAAAAGTGATCGTCGCGCCATCATCACCCACACGTTGATAGTGATGGCTGACACCAGTAAAAGTGACTTGTTTTAATGGGTAACGGGCTTGCACACCAAAAGCACTGCCAGTACGTTTTTGGCAGGCATTACAGTGACACACGGAAACTCGAATGGGTTCACCGCTGACAGATAGGGATAATTGGCCACAATTACAGCTGGCAGTTTGCATAACTCTTCTCCTTGAGTTGCGACTTGAATGAGACTCTAAGCTAACGACTTTTTAAGTCGCTGCATACCCTCATCAATACTAACAATCGCGCTGTAGCCTAAATCAGCCTTAGCAGCACCGATATCAAAATAATGACTGGTTGAAAGTTGTCTTGCGACAAAGCGGGTCATTATAGGCTCTTCTGTCTTCCCCAATAAGCGATATATAGATTCAAGCAGTACGCCCACCCCATAAGCAACCGAAGTTGGTACTCGCTTACTCACTGCTGGTAGGTCTTTGCAATCGAGTATTTTATTTAACATGGCTGCCATAGTAATGGGTTCATCATTACTCAAGTAATAGGCTTTACCCGCACACTGAGCTTGTACGCCCACAAAACTAGCCTGACACAAGCGCTCCGCCGCTAAAACATGCGCAAAGGCAGCATTGCCGACATAGATGGTATCGACGAGTTTATCTTGCTTGCCCACAAGCTTTAAGCGCCCCGCTTTGGCACGTTCAAGTACTCGAGGTACTAGATGCGGATCACCTGGCCCCCAAATAAGGTGCGGCCTTAATGAAACCGTCTGCAATTTATCACCAGCTATCGTGACATCGCCGTTGGCATTTATCATCATCTTTTCGGCAACGGCTTTAGATTCACCGTAAAAATTGAGGTACTTATCAGCATAGGGGGCAGACTCATCACAGCCATTTTCATCAATGCCTGCAAAGGTCACACTTGGGGTACTAGTATAGATAAGCTTACTGATATTCGATTTTTTACAAGCGTTAATGATGTACTGGGCCCCATCAACATTGGGTGAGTAATAGCTTTGTTTACTGCCCCAAACTCCGGCTTTAGAGGCAACATGAAATACAATGTCACAACTATGCATCGCAGCCATTGCAGCCGACTCATCAGCTAGGTCGCCCTTGACCATCGTCACTCCCATCGCAGAGAGCTGCGGATAATCACCACGGGCAAAGCCTGTCACTTTAATGCCGACAGCCAACAAACGCTCACAAATGGCTTTACCTAAAAAGCCACCCGCGCCAGTCACAAATGCATGGGATGCGTACTGTTTTAAATTTGTGAGTGCTACTTGCTCGGCTTGAGCAAAATCACCTAGCACGGGAGTATTTGCGTTATAGTCAGACACAATCAACTATTCCTTGATCTGTTTCTGGGCCCAAACGGCCAGTTTCTCTCTGAATATTTTGGCGTTATGGCGAATATCAACTGGAAATTCAGCATGGATAAGGAAACGTTCTATCCCTTGAGTGTAGCTATGTTGCTCAGCCAGTTGTCTAAGCTCAGCATAAAGTACCGCTGAGTTTGCACATGCCAAAGACTGATTGAGTTCAATACAAACTAACGGTGTGACTTTACCAGCAACAGTAACCCCCACTAGCGCACTGCGTTTAATATCAGGGTGTGTATTAAAAATACGCTCAGTTGGGATAGAGTAGTAACGCAGTCTGTTGTCACCAGCGGTTGTTGCATCAACTCGGTGTGCCTTACGGCCACACATCCATAACAATCCATTGTCGTCTAGATAGCCTAGATCGCCCATACGGTGACGAACATCATCGCCATCGATGATTTTGGCGGCCTGAGTGGCACTGTCTCGTTGATAATATGCACGGCTCACCATTGGGCCCTTTACGACTATTTCACCAATTTGATTAGCCGCAAGTTTAAGCCCCTCTTGCCAATCGTCAATCGGGTTTTCATCGATATCTATAATCGAAATATCGACCCCATTAATGGCATTGCCGACACAGATCCCACCACCATTGTCAGTAACATCCGTAGTCTTAAATAGCGCCTTGCTGCCGATTTTACTTAACGGTAGCGATTCGGTCGCGCCATAAGAGTTAAGCACTTCAACGTCGCTATTGAGCATCTGACTAAA
Encoded proteins:
- a CDS encoding isochorismatase family protein: MNNHKFTETLTADNAVLAMIDHQTGLMVGLGDEHPTVIKNNILALSNTAKAAGIPSVITASMPDGPNGPVMPEIQQILGGEIINRADEINAWKSPEFRNAVKATGRKKIIMAGIVTDVCLLFPALSAVAEGYDVYAVIDASGTWNKTVQEVTIQRLVQAGVKVTTWASVLAEIMDDWRGENAESLGNVLAGHTTKYGYVMTSYFANK
- a CDS encoding amphi-Trp domain-containing protein encodes the protein MMTVKPKRDIEKGYTNAEFAAKLRRLADSLETGDKFEIQIAGERVYVPVRAEYTVEHERSDDEEEIEFQIKWSPK
- a CDS encoding sensor histidine kinase, coding for MRVRELTHSGVFSEFNRVLNLLAEMMAQQNIVSREKHILLHKVISQIDVAIIAADEHHNITLVNPAAQRLFGYPCFDMEGWPLKKLGIIPSTLPSSGKVLEFELKPFEKKQSKKRVLLHKDEYFENGLKQQLIFITDIQNLLREEERLAWQKLLRVLSHEINNSLAPITSISDTLLRQMSRDTDCKHDGDLKDGLGVIKERADSLNVFINSYQQLSRIPAAEKQQIDLAILVPSIASLFKDVKIQLISELLVVYADQIQLEQVLVNLIKNAQESMCNKEQGIISISWRRVDDKAIIEISDQGCGISNMDNLFVPFYTTKAKGSGIGLVLCRQLLMNNGGDLNIRNNSNGTGALVSVLLPVV
- a CDS encoding sigma-54-dependent transcriptional regulator encodes the protein MKHSIVIADDDTHVIAALKLLLRSEGYDIQAVTSPQGLLDAIKQREFSLALIDMNYQQDTTSGFEGLALIKAVKAVDNSLPVVVMTGYAGVDIAVQAMLQGADDFVQKPWDNDRLLRVLLTQIRLAESEKKGGQLIEQNNLLMQEVSSANSAIIAESAEMSLVMSQLEKLAASDMNILLTGDNGTGKSMLAEHVHAYSSRNQCAFIAVNMGAISESLFETEMFGHVKGAFTDAKSTRIGRFELAQSGTLFLDEIGNIPLSQQGKLLRVLESHSFEKVGSSKTQQANVRIISATNAPLDELITEGRFRQDLLYRLNTVEIRVPALKERVADIMPLAHYFLIKFGKKYHLESLGFDEKATAALMSYHWPGNIRELSHMVERAIFLRQAELISIEDLGLADHVSSNTACQFDFESATLDEIEKHIISQRLHKHDHKPQETSTSLGLSRSSYYRRLEKYHFKVV
- a CDS encoding ABC transporter permease, which encodes MSFRLDFKYAVRLLLKKPIFTITSVLIVAIGLALTLYTYTLLENLVFKPLRLNGEQPIISIEARFDESHSYRRGVDPLDFQLLRESTKSLEAFGIYQQGTTLIGGMDLSTNTQKYNAALTEWNIFEFAGVQPIIGRGFAPDDHFEGAEAVTVISEKVWREYFNRDQNIVGSIIRVDALPTRVIGVMPIGFSFPSNAQVWLPQPHINVAPTQRSRTSLYAYARVKQGIDLSEFNQELSALDQHIIDGLPDDMSWRLGSDGGYLRALPFKQANTDITQYYNVFISMLVVVFLILLLACINIGNLLLGRVNERFKEIAIRVALGVPRLRLLLQMLMESVIICILGAVLAVGIVQGAMLLTNDFLLNMYAINGEKPFWWNLSLSNEGLILLVLSTLVVIGITGAIPAWRALSCDFNSVLRDGTRGALGRFAGKMTQMLVITEILLSCVVLVIATILLSSSYSASSADYGVETQKRLTAHLELPLESYPERQGFESEDRQKRTAFYYNLKARLEQLPNVEAISFMSQLPGTGAGTSFYEIQGKEALIYNENPRANTESVSRDAWRAVGMKLIEGRDFDQRDLETAMGNVIVNESIAADFFPDGNAVGSRIRRVWSSGHRDWQTIVGVVSDSYHGSTMDTASARYTLYRPIDSDGRTQMALAMHYSGSESLAIKSLLDVARQIDANVGVYHIQSYKRLINQPMLLVSAVSQIFLFCGLVAVFLAASGIYAVAANSVIQKTQEIGVRKALGATDRKVLKLFMDKAIMQLVVGLAIGASVALWITHLMEDAMLLDTQSYLFGFVGVPLLIAIIVILATFFPTRKAVLMEASEALYHN
- a CDS encoding ABC transporter ATP-binding protein; translation: MDKKHMVKLEGICKSFLTDEVETLALSHIDLTIKKGEFLAITGPSGCGKSTLLSLIGLLDTSSKGRYQLAGHDVSDLTRDQRALIRNKEIGFVFQSFNLISDLTVAENVQLPLSYRGDLNQLQIDAKVREALEKVDMLHRAKHFPSQLSGGQQQRVAVARAIAGEPAVILADEPTGNLDSKNAKAVMAILDQLHDEGATICMVTHDPRSAERAQRIIEVYDGKIVSDQQTMPLSAIAI
- a CDS encoding efflux RND transporter periplasmic adaptor subunit, whose protein sequence is MDIVRTKKQQLFKSRSNWLILVATCLSLVIGLIVNRSDASFRVNEGSILADRVQRGDMEINIRGSGVLVPEDIRWIATDTAGRVERIYAKAGAVVQQGDLLLELSNPLLVQQLEEDKSELEALTAQTKAEIVAMESALLDLEAAVVNEKLNLERAMLTLKAHNKLLEQGVNIVSKIALAEIKIDVEQSKKRWQLEQRRLAKRQQNLEAQKVALQARLKRMHRVVQRSQVQVDNLNVRATMDSVVQEMSIQMGQQVNVGATLAKLARNDRYIAELQIPEKQIKDVVLGQKVTIDTRSNQITGIVNRIDLAVINSSVKVDVTLTGKLPAEARPDLTVDGVIEVAHIADALYVKRPIFVKSHAQQDIYLVDETGNFALKKKVKFGLVSARYAQIEAGLKQGETIIVSDASSWKEHSKVLIN
- a CDS encoding GFA family protein, yielding MQTASCNCGQLSLSVSGEPIRVSVCHCNACQKRTGSAFGVQARYPLKQVTFTGVSHHYQRVGDDGATITFKFCPHCGGNLWFTMDVMPDVVAIPLGNFADDAVHKSQLAAPSVVVYQDRCHDWVKLEGIDEVYD
- the oleD gene encoding 2-alkyl-3-oxoalkanoate reductase, with product MSDYNANTPVLGDFAQAEQVALTNLKQYASHAFVTGAGGFLGKAICERLLAVGIKVTGFARGDYPQLSAMGVTMVKGDLADESAAMAAMHSCDIVFHVASKAGVWGSKQSYYSPNVDGAQYIINACKKSNISKLIYTSTPSVTFAGIDENGCDESAPYADKYLNFYGESKAVAEKMMINANGDVTIAGDKLQTVSLRPHLIWGPGDPHLVPRVLERAKAGRLKLVGKQDKLVDTIYVGNAAFAHVLAAERLCQASFVGVQAQCAGKAYYLSNDEPITMAAMLNKILDCKDLPAVSKRVPTSVAYGVGVLLESIYRLLGKTEEPIMTRFVARQLSTSHYFDIGAAKADLGYSAIVSIDEGMQRLKKSLA